Below is a window of Haloterrigena alkaliphila DNA.
CGACGGCATCTCGACCGACAAGATCACCAACAAGCTGGGGATCCGCGCTTCCGACCTCGCGGAGGTCATCATCGACGACGTCCGTATCCCCGAGGAGAACGTCATCGGCGAGGTCGACAGGGGCTTCTACCAGTTGATGGAGTTCTTCGCCTCCGGCCGCACCAGCGTCGCCGCGCAAGCCGTCGGCGCCGCTCAGGGCGCACTCGACGCCGCCATCGAATACGCCAACGAGCGCGAGCAGTTCGACCAGAAAATCTCCGAGTTCCAGGCCATCCAGCACAAGATCGCCGAGATGGCCACCAAGGTCGAGGCCGCCCGCTCGCTGACCTACCGCGCCGCCTCGCAAGTCGAGAAGAACAACCAGGACATCGCCGCGCAGTACTCGAGCATGGCGAAGTACTTCGCGAGCGAGATCTCGGTCGAGGTCGCCGACGAGGGTATTCAGGTCCACGGCGGCTCGGGCTACGTCACGGACTACCCCGCCGAGCGCTACTACCGCGACGCCCGCATCACGAAGATCTACGAGGGCACCAGCGAGATTCAGAAGAACATCATCGCCGACCAGATCCTCTAGTCGGGTCCGCGACGATCACGTTTCGGGCATCGATTTTTTGCGGCGTTCGAACGGACGGCGGACAGCAACTCGGTCGCGCTCGAGACCGGAGTGCCGGCTCCGAATTGGCGAATCGCTGCGCCCTCGAGTCGGCGGAATCGTTTCGAGCTCGAGTTGAGAATCGCTGCGCCCTCGAGTCCCCCGCCTCGAGCCCCGAACCGGCCGAACTGTGGCCGTTACTGCTCCGGGACGCGGAGTTCGACCGCTGCCCCCTGGCCGTAACCGACGCACATCGTCGAGAGGCCGAGCCCGCCACCCCGGCGCTCGAGTTCGTGGATCAGCGACACCGGCAGGCGAGCGCCCGAGGCCCCCAGCGGGTGGCCGATGGCGATGGCGCCGCCGTTGACGTTGAAGGTCTCGTCGTCGAAACCGAGTTCGTCACGGCAGTAGATCGTCTGGCTGGCGAAGGCCTCGTTGAGTTCCACGAGGTCGTAGTCGTCGGCGTCGCGGCCGTTTCGCTCCCAGATGCCCCGCACCGCGGGGACGGGGCCGATTCCCATGACCTTCGGATCGACGCCGGCGACGTTGTGATCCTCGATTTCGGCGGTGATCTCGAGGCCCCGCTCCTCGGCGAACTCGCGGCTCGTGATGAGCACGCCCGCCGCGCCGTCGGAGACCTGCGAGGCGTTGGCGGCGGTGACGGTGCCGTCTTCCTCGAAGGCCGGCGGGAGGTCGGCGATCTTCTCCTTCGTGGTACCGGGCCGGAGTCCTTCGTCTTCGGTGATGGTACCATCCTCGGTTTCGATGGGGACGATCTCGTCGTCGAACTTCCCCGCCTCAGTGGCCTCGACCGCGCGCTGTTGGCTGCGCGCGCCGTACGCGTCCTGTTCCTCGCGGGAGATGTCGTACTCGCGGGCGACCTTCTCGGCGGTCTGGCCCATCGCGAGGCCGGCCGCGTCGTACTGTTCGGCGATGCCCGCGTAGGAGTCGATCCCCTTCCGGCGCTCGTTGCGGGACATGTTCTCGACGCCGCCGGCGACGATGACCTCGCGCTGGCCCGCCCGGATGGCGTCGCTGGCGCTCATGATCGCCTCCGCCGAGGAGGCACAGAGCCGGTCGATGGTGGTTCCCGGCACCCCCTCGCCGAGATCGGAGAGCAGGGCGATCACCCGCGCGATGTTGTTGCTCTGCTCGTTGACCTGCTTGGCACAGCCCCAGCGGATGTCGTCGACGTCCTCGCCGGCGAGGCCCGTGCGCTCGAGCATCTCGTTTACGAGCGGGACCGAAAGCTCCTCGCTCCCGGTCTCGGCGTAGACGCCGCCGTGTTTCCCCTGTGGAGTCCGAACTGCCTGCACGATGACTGGCTGTCGATCGCTCATTGGTACTGTGTAACTCACGCTCCGAACCCAAAGTAGCTCCGTTCTTCGTCATTCGACCGCCCATCGGTGGTTCAGTCACCACTTCGGGAGGGACTGGACTCGTGTCCGGCACAGCGTGGATACGTCGCGGTGGCGCGCGCTGTCGATCGTCCTGAGCGACAGCGAAGGAGGATCGATGACATTGCGCGAGGGATGAGCGAGTGACCACAGTGAACGAGCGAATCGGCTGGGGAGGACGTGGAAATCCTAGTCGCCAGCAGTTTTTCTTGCTCGTGAGTTAGCAATACCCAGAAAGCCCCGAGCGTCTCGAGTCGGGGGGCTCGCTGTGCTCCTCGGTTCGCTCCCGTTGGTCGCTCACCTGCGGTGCTTGCTCTGCGAGACGCTTCGCGTCTCGCTGCCCCCTCGCTCACTTCGTTCGCGAGGATGTCGCCCGCCTTCCTCGAGACGTTCGCCCCTTTCAGTCCCACCCGTTCCACGCCCTCGTCCTCCCCAGCCGACTCACTCGCTGCGCTCGTTCGTCCCTCGCACGGCGGTATCGATCGCCCTTCGTTGTCGCTCAGGGACGATCGACAGCGCGCGCCACGTGGACTGATTCGACTGCTGCGCAGCGGCCCTCGGATCGCCACCGTATTCGTACGGTTCGAGCAGTTTGTCCGAACGGGAACGCTTTTGATAGTTTCCCCTGTGACTACACGTATGCAAGTCACGGTTCTCGGAGCGGGGAGTATGGGCCACGGAATCGCACAGGTCTCGGCGATGGCGGGCAACGACGTCGTGCTGCGCGACATCGAGGAGGAGTTCGTCGAGGACGGCCTCGAGGGGATCCGAACCAACCTCCAGGGCGGCGTCGATCGGGACAAACTCACCGAAGACGAGATGGAGGAGACCCTCGAGCGAATCGAGGGGACGACCGACCTCGAGGCGGCCGTCGCGGACGCCGACCTCGTGATCGAAGCCGTTCCGGAGGACATGGATCTGAAGCAGGAGGTCTTCGCAGACGTCGAAGCGGCGACCGGCGAGGAGACGGTCATCGCCTCGAACACCTCCTCGCTGTCGGTGACGGAGATGGCCAGCGCGCTCGAGCACCCCGAGCGCGCCGTCGGGCTGCACTTCTTCAACCCGCCCCACATCATGGACCTCGTCGAGATCGTGATCGCCGAGCAGACCGACGAGCGCACCGAAGCGTTCGCGGTCGACTACGTCCGGGACATCGGCAAGGAGGACGTCGTCGTCCGCGACACGGCCGGCTTCGCGACCTCCCGGCTGGGGCTGGCGCTAGGCCTCGAGGCGATTCGGATGGTCGAGCAGGGCGTCGCCAGCCCCGCCGACATCGACGAGGGGATGGAGATCGGCTACGGCCATCCGATGGGCCCGATCGAACTAACCGACCACGTCGGGCTGGACGTCCGCCTCCACATCGCGGAACACCTTCGCGAGGAACTGGGCGAGCGGTTCAAGCCGCCCCAGTCCCTGCGCCGGAAGGTCCGCGCGGGCAATCTCGGCAAGAAGACCGGCGAGGGCTACTACGTCTGGGAGGACGGCGAGCGCGTCGGGATGAGCGGCGACTGGGGCGAGGACTGACCGACGCGGACGACCGGTCGGCAGAAATATCAGATTTTAGTAGTAAACTCGTTACTATCGAAAATTAGATATTATCACGAGTTTCGGTATCCGCTCGACGACCGAGCGGCTCTCGTGTGGATATCGGCGGCTACTGCCGACGAACTGCGGATCACTGTCGTCGAGACTACTTCTCGAGCACGAAACACCCCTAGAAGGGCCGAAAGAAGCTATATTTCCCATAATTGGCCCGTTCATCCCTCTCTCATCCACAGTTATTGTGTCGGTGATGTGTGTGGAGTAGAGACAGTATACGAGTTAGAGTGGACGCTGTCGTATCGAATCGATCTCGAGCGAGTCCCGCGGTTCCGCGCCTCGGGAATCGTCGACTGCTCTCGTGTGCTACGTTGTCCCAACTAGTTAGGGATAGCGCTCGTTCTACTGGTCTGCGTACAGGTACGCGCCGTCCGACGGGCGGACGGCGACCCGGGGGCGCACCTGCGAACACGACACGGGGCACGACCACTCGATCACCACCAGTTCGAACACCTCACGCGATCGGCAGGGGTCGCCTCTCTGCCGACCCCCGGTCCGCACGGTTCTCGACGATCGGACGTCGTCCAGACCCGCGAGGTCGGGTTCGGCAATGCCGACGCTTTTGGCCGCTCCTGCGGAAGGGGGCAGTATGTCACTGGAGCCGAGCGGCGACCCGGCCGCCGACCGCCGTGCGAACTACGACTACCGGAGCGACGAGGTGGATCGCCCGGCGCTGGTCGACGACCTCGAGGCCGTCGTCGACTGCGAGGTCCGCGCGGACTCCTACTCGCGGGAACTGTACGCGACCGACGCGAGCGCCTACGAGGTGACACCGATCGCGGTCGCCTTCCCGCAGTCGACGGCCGACGTCGTCGCCATCGTCGAGTACTGCGCGCAGCGGGAGATTCCGGTGCTCCCCCGCGGCGGCGGAACGAGCCTCGCGGGGCAGACGGTCAACCGCGCCGTCGTGCTGGATTTCTCCCGGCACATGAACGAGATCCGTGAGATCGATCCCGACGAACGAACGGCGACGGTCCAGCCCGGGACGATTCTCGGGACGCTGAACGAGACCCTCGCGCCCCACGACCTGAAGTTCGCCCCGGACCCGGCGTGGGGGGACAAGAGCGCGATCGGCGGCGCGATCGGCAACAACTCGACGGGCGCCCACTCGCTGAAGTACGGGAAGACCGACGCGTACGTCGAGGAAGTCGAGGCCGTCCTCGCCGACGGGACCGTGACGACCTTCGGCGAGGTCACCCGCGAGGAGATCGCCGATAGGGCCGACCCCGACGGCGACCTCGAGGCCCGGATCCACGCCGAAGTCGACCGCATCCTCGAGGAGGACGCCGACCTGATCGCGGAGACGTATCCCGACCTGAAGCGAAACGTCTCGGGATACAACCTCGACCGACTCGTCGCCGAGGCCCGCGGCGAGGAATTGCCGGGCGGTGAAGACACGGGCGAACCGGGCACCGTCAACCTCGCGCGCCTGCTGGCGGGCAGCGAGGGGACCCTGGCCATCGTCACCGAGGCGACCGTCTCGCTCGAGCCCGTTCCCGAGACGAAGGCCGTCGCCCTCCTCTGTTATCCGGAACTCCACGACGCGATGCGGGACGTCGAACCGATCCTCGCCCACGACCCCGCCGCGGTCGAAGTGCTCGACGACGTGCTGATCGACCTCGCGCGCGATACGGCGGAGTTCGGCCCCGTCACCGAGATGCTCCCCGAGGGGACCAACGCCACGCTACTGGTCGAGTTCTACGCCGAGGATACCGACCACGGGAGGGAGCAGGTCGCCGGGCTGTTCGCCGACCGCGTCCCCTCGGCGACCCCCGCCGGCGAACCGGCCGCGGACGCGCCGCGTGCGGACGACGCGGAAACACTCGCGCTCGAGGCGCTCGAGGCTTACGACGCGGACGAGCGCGCCCAGCTGTGGAAGCTCCGCAAGTCCGGCCTCCCGATCCTGCTCTCGCGGACGACCGACGAGAAACACATCAGCTTCATCGAGGACACCGCGATCCCGCCCGAACATCTGCCGGAGTTCGTCGAACGCTTCGAGGAGATCCTCGAGGATCACGACACCTACGCCACCTTCTACGCCCACGCGGGCCCCGGCGTGCTCCACGTCCGGCCGCTCGTGAACACGAAGACGGAGATCGGGCTGGACCAGTTACACGGTATCGCGGACGACGTCACCGACCTCGTCGTGGATCTGGGCGGCTCGGTGTCGGGCGAACACGGCGACGGCCGCGCCCGCACCCAGTGGAATCACAAGCTCTACGGCGACGAGCTCTGGGAGACCTTCCAGGACCTGAAGACCGCGTTCGACCCCGACTGGCTGCTGAATCCGGGGCAGGTCGTCTTCCGGGAAGACGACCCCACCGACCTTCGCGAGCACCTGCGCTTTGACCCCGACTACGCGTTCGAATCCGACTTCGAGCCCGAACTCCGCTGGGAGAACGACAACGGCTTCCAGGGGATGGTCGAACTCTGTCACGGCTGTGGCGGCTGTCGCGGCGAGCAGGAGACGACCGGCGGCGTGATGTGCCCGACCTTCCGCGCCAGCCGCGAGGAGATCACGGCCACCCGCGGCCGGGCGAACGCGCTCCGGCAGGCCATGAGCGGCGACCTCGAGTCCGAGGAGGCGTTTACCGACGAGTTCATCGAGGAGGTCCTCGGGCTCTGTATCGGCTGCAAGGGCTGCGCCATCGACTGTCCCAGCGAGGTCGACATGGCGAAGCTCAAGGCCGAAGTGACCCACGAGTACCACCAGCGCAACGGCGCGACGCTGCGCGATCGGCTGTTCGCCAACGTCGCGACCCTCTCGAAGTGGGGCTCGCGCCTCGCGCCGTTGTCGAACACCGCGTCGAAGCTCCCGGGCGCTCGCTCGCTCCTCGAGGCCACCGTCGGGATCGACTCGAGTCGGCCGCTGCCGACGTTCCGCGCGAACACGTTCCGGGACTGGTTCGCACACCGCGGCGGGTCGCAGGTCGCTGAGCGCGAGGCCGACCGGCGCGCCGTCCTCTACCCCGACACCTACACCAACCACAGCCACCTCGCAGCCGGGAAAGCCGCCGTCCGCGCGCTCGAGGCCGCGAACGTCCACGTCACCGTGCCCGACGAACTCGGCGACACGGGTCGGCCGGCGTTCTCGAAGGGCTTCCTCGAGCAGGCCCGCGAGACCGCCCGCGAGAACGTCTCGAAACTCGCGGCGCTCGTCGACGAGGGCCGGGATATCGTCGTCATCGAGCCCTCGGACGCGGTCATGTTCCAACTGGACTACCTGGACCTGCTCACCGGTGAGCAGGTCCAGCAGGTCGCGGGATCGACCTACGGCGTCTGCGAGTACATCGATACGTTCCGGCTGGACGAGACGATGGCGTTCGACGAGCGCGCGGCGACCGACGCGCTGACCTACCACGGCCACTGTCACCAGAAGGCGACGCGAAAGGACCACCACGCCGTCGGCGTCCTGCGGCGGGCGGGGTACGCCGTCGACCCGCTCGACTCGGGCTGTTGCGGGATGGCCGGCAGTTTCGGCTACGAGGCCGAACACGCCTCGATGAGCGACGCCATCGCCGACATCCTCTACGAACAGGTCGACGAGAGCGAGGGCGACCGCGTCGTCGCCCCCGGCGCCTCGTGTCGGACCCAACTCGAGGGGCGGCCCGGCGCGACCGAGGAACCGCCGACGCCGATCGAACTGGTGGCGGCCGCGCTCGAGTGAGTGGGCGGTGCCGCTCGAGCGGGTGTCGGCGCCACGCGAGTGATCGACCGTAGCCGAGCGGTGCTCGAAAACGTCGGTATCGCCGGTCGAACCCGTCTCATCCGCTACTCCGTCAACTGTTTCGCGAGGGTGAAGGAGAACGTCGCGCCCTCGCCGGGTTCGGACTCGACCCAGATGGACCCGCCGTGATTCTCGACGATTTCTTGGCACAGCGAGAGCCCGATCCCGGTTCCCGGATACTCGTCCTCGTGATGCAGTCGCTTGAAGACCTCGAAGATCCGGTCGGTCTTTTCCGGGTCGATGCCGATGCCGTCGTCGGCCACCGCGAACTCCCAGCAGTCGGGGCGCTCTTCGACGCTGATCTCGATCGCTGGCGGGTCGTCGCCGCTGTACTTGATCGCGTTCGAGACGAGGTTACCGAACAGTTGCTCGAGTTGCTCGCGATCGGCCGTCACGGTCGGCAGTGCGTCGACGGTGAGCGTCGCGCCGCTCTCCTCGATCTGCATCCGCAGGTTCTCGGTGACCCGTTCGATGACGGCGTCTCCGTCGACCGGTTCGAACTCCTCGCCGGACTGCTCGACCCGCGAAAACGCGAGGAGATCGTCGACCATCAGCCGCATCCGGTCGGCGCCGTCGACCGCGAACTCGATGTAGTCCGTCGCGTCCTCGTCGAGTTCGTCCGCGTATCGGTTCTCGAGGAGCTGGAGGTAGCTGGAGATCATCCGCAGCGGCTCTTGGAGGTCGTGGCTGGCGGCGTAGGCGAACTGCTGGAGCCGATCGTTCGACTGTTTCAACTGCTCGATCGTCCGCTCGAGTTCGGCCTCGCGCTCGACCTGTTCGGTGACGTCTCGCGTCAGCGCCACGTGGACGGTCGTTCCGTCGGGGCGGTGCAGCGGCGCCGCGTGCGACTCCATGTGCCGTCGCGTGCCGTCCAGTCCGACGACGTCGAACTCGAGGGTCTCCCGTTCACCCCCACAGATCCGCTCGTTGAACTCGCGGAACGACTCGCGGTGTTCGGGGGCGATCAGGTCGTAGACGCATTCGCCGACCACGGCGGACTCGGACTCGGCTTCCACCATCTCCAGCCCGGCGGGGTTCATCTGCAACAGCGTGCCGTCGGCGCCGACGGTCTTGATGCACTCGGGGGTCGTTTCGACGAGCGCACTCAGGTGCTCCGTGCGCTCGCGGAGGTCCCGCTCGCGCTGGCGGCGCTCGAGTTCGTACTTCACCCACTGTCCCATCGACTGCAGGAACGCGCGCTCGTCGTCCGAGAAGCCGACGTCCCTCGGCTCGGAGGTAACGAAGAAGAACGTCCGGTCGGTACCGCCGTCGATTTCGACGTACGTGCCGAGATACGCGCGGATGCCGAACTCCCGATAGACGGTGACGTCGTCGTACCCTTCCTCGCGGGGGTCCGATACGCTCCCGGCCGACTTGATTTCGGTGGCGGCAGTGCAGTAGGTCTCGGACAGCGGCAGTTCGACGCCGGGCTCGAAATGCTCGTGGTCGTCGCTGACGCGCTCGACCTCGAACCAGTCGTCGGCCGTATCGACGCGCGCCATCGCACCGAGTTCGAGGTCGAACCGCTCACGCCCCAGTTCGAACAGCGCCTGCAGTTTCTCCTCGAACGTCCGATCCGTGTCGGCGATGATCTCGGTCTGCTCCCGCTCGAACCGCTGGCGCTCCTCCAGGTCCGCTTTCGCATCGGTCTGCTCGCGGAGCGTCCCCAGCATGCGGTCGACCTCGTGAGCGGGCCGGTCGGGGCCGAGGAACTCGGAGGGCGGCGTATAGTAGGCGTTCCGGCTCACCCTGTCGCCGTGCATCAGGTGGGGATGGGTGTTGATGACGTCGCGAATCACTTCCGGCGAGAATCGCTCGCGGTTGTACTGACAGAGCGCCATCCCGTCGGCGTCTTGAAAGAGGTAGTTCGCCTTGCTCTCACAGATCAGGAGGTCGTCGGCGTCGGGATCGTCGCCGAGAATAAAGCTCATCTCGCCGGTCACGCGGAGCGCGTCGTACTCCTCGTTCGCTTCGGCGATGGCGTCCTCGAGAAACGCGAGCGTATCCGCCGGGTCGAACGACCCGGTCCGGAGATAGGTCTCCTGTTCGTCGTGAATGGATAGGGCGCCCGATTCGAGGGCGTCGTCCACGTCGATTCCGCGCTTCCGCATCGCGTCGGTCACCGTTTCTCGAGAGTTCTCGTGGGTGATGTAGACGCACCGCTCCCCGCGCTCGAGTCCCTGGCGGATGTAGGGGACAACCGCCGCGAACTGTTCGTCGCGGCTCTCGTAGACGAGTGCGAGATGATCGTTCCCGTGCTCGTGATCGTCGAGCGACTCGACGGGCCCGCGAAACGCCGAGCACTGACGCAGCGCGTCGAGTCCGGTCTCTCCGACCGACCGGCTGCGCCGCGTATCGCCCTGGGCCTGTTGACTCATTGCTGCGGGCTAGTCGTGCCGGACGGTTAAACGTGGTGCGGCTGGCACCGCCACGGACGGCCGTCGAAAAACGCGCGACTCGAGTTCAGCGCCCGACCAGGTCCTCGTAGCGCGCCCCGGTCTGTTTCAGCGTTGCCGTCGAGTAGAGCCGCTCGTGGTCGACGGGGAGATATTCCGCGGCCAGTTCGTCGATCTTCGCGTCGACGGCGTCGGCGTCGCGGCCGTGAATCATCGTGAACAGATTGTACGGCCACGCCTGCGCGGGCCGGCGAGGTCGATGGTAGCAGAGCGTGACGGAGGGCAAACCGCCCGCGCGCTCGCCCCACTCGTCGAGGCGGTCGTCGGGCACGTCCCAGACGACCATGCAGTTCGCGTCGAAGCCGGTGACGACGTGGTTGACGACGCAGCCGATGCGTTTGATACAGCCGGTCTCGAGCAGTCGTTCGACGCCTTCGAGGACGTCCGCGACGTCGACGTCGTCCCCGAGCCGAGCCGCGATATCGCGGTATGGCGTCCGCGAGAGCGCAAACCCGTCCTGAATCGCCAGCAGGAGGTCGGCATCGAACGCCGAGAGGTCGCCGGCGGCCTCCTGGCTGACGCGGGTCGCCGAGGCGTCCGTGCCCGCGTCGAGGCTCGCAGGTTCATCGTTGTCTCGCGGCCTCGCCGCTTGACTGTTCGCGGAACATTGTTCCACGCTACCCGTCGAGTCCGCTGAGCGTGGCGCGCTCTCCCGCGCGAAGCGGTCCGCGTTGACCACGGGGAACTCGAGGTCGATGTAGTAATCGGTCCGCATCGGCAGGTTCAGCACCGCACAGCCGGTTCGCTCCTCGATTTCGGCGAGGATCTCGTCGCGCCGTTCCCGGGAGCCGGCGGTGACGACGAACCACATGTTCCACTCGTGGTCGCGGGCGTAGTTGTGGTTGACCTGCCGGTACTCGTTGACGACCGCCGCGACCTCCTCGAAGCGGTCCGCAGGCGCGCGGACGGCCGCGAGCGTCGACGAGCCGATCACCGGCGGATTGAGGACGGCGCCGAACCGGCGGACGATCCCCGACTCGTGGAGTCGGCGAACGCGCTCGAGGGCCTCGTCCTCGCCGACGCCAAGCGCATCGCCGATGCGGCAGAAGGGGCGTTCCGTGACGGGGACGCCGCTCTGGAAGCCGTCGACGATGGCGGCGTCGACGTCGTCGAGCCCCGCACGCCAGTCCCCCGAGGGGGTGCTCATTGGTGGGCCTAGGGAGAACGGGACCGTATTGCTTTCGGGTCGTGACGGTTTGCGGGACCGTTTCCGACGACTGTCGCCGTCTCCGGGACCGACCCGGTCCGGTACGTATCCGAAGCGCTGACCGTCTCTCTCGCATGATGATTGAAACGGTTATTATCGTGGTGGACGTTACCAGTAGTCATGAGGCTGGCCGAACCCGACGCCATCGCGGACGACGACCGAACGCGGATCTACGACTACGTGGAGGCACAGGGCGCCGTCGACAGGGACCGGGTCAGACGGGAGCTGTTCCCGGCCGACCCGCCCGGTGACCCGCAGCACTCCCGGGCGTTCCGGCACAGCGTGGCGATCCTCAAGCGCGACGGCTACCTCGAGGAGGAGGACGACGGTACCCTTCGCATCGCCATCGACGTCGACGAGGGCCGCGAGGAGTTCGCGACCGACGACGCCGACGTCACGATCAGACCCGCTAGACAGGAGGACCTCTCGGGGATCGTCGGCGCGATGCGACAGGTCGTCGCGGAGCTGACCTCCATCGAGGCCGAGTCCGTCGCGGACGAACTCGACCACGAGGACGCGCTGCTCCGCCACAACGAGTACGAGTCCCGGATGTTCTTCGTCGCGACCGTCGACGGCGACGTCGTCGGCTGGGCCCACCTCCACCTGCCGAACCTCGAGAAACTCCGCCACACCGCGGAACTGACCGTCGGCGTCCTCGAGGGCTATCGCGGAATGGGGGTCGGCAGCGAGTTGCTCGACCGCGCCCTCGAGTGGGCCCGCTCGACGGATCACGAGAAAGTCTACCAGAGCGTCCCGTCGACCAACGAGCGGGCGATCGAATTCTTCGAGGACCGCGGCTGGATCGTCGAGGCCGTCCGGGAGGCCCACTACAAACTCGACGAGGAGTACATCGACGAGGTGATGATGGCGACGGAGCTGTGACGGTTCGACCGACGTGAGTCGGCGATATCGTTCGAACTTGGTGGCCGTCGAGACTGGACGAATGCGCCGTTCGACGGCCGACGCACTCCCGATTACGGGGGGTTTTTGCGGGTCGCCTCCCAACGAACGCGTATGGCGAATGCATCCCAGACGTTCGGCGAG
It encodes the following:
- a CDS encoding acyl-CoA dehydrogenase family protein, yielding MAFTLSDEHQAIRDAVREFGENEMAPVAEEHDRDHIYPEEIRKKAAEYDFVAPNIPIEYDGAGMDKISSTIVTEELWRADPGIGSAVGSAGFGSDMIIEFGDEWMKEEWLPKIANGETASCSMISEPAHGSNVAGIETVAEKDGDEYVLNGNKMWITNGTVADVGVLMAKTSPDEGHRGITAFLVEMDRDGISTDKITNKLGIRASDLAEVIIDDVRIPEENVIGEVDRGFYQLMEFFASGRTSVAAQAVGAAQGALDAAIEYANEREQFDQKISEFQAIQHKIAEMATKVEAARSLTYRAASQVEKNNQDIAAQYSSMAKYFASEISVEVADEGIQVHGGSGYVTDYPAERYYRDARITKIYEGTSEIQKNIIADQIL
- a CDS encoding thiolase family protein; translation: MSDRQPVIVQAVRTPQGKHGGVYAETGSEELSVPLVNEMLERTGLAGEDVDDIRWGCAKQVNEQSNNIARVIALLSDLGEGVPGTTIDRLCASSAEAIMSASDAIRAGQREVIVAGGVENMSRNERRKGIDSYAGIAEQYDAAGLAMGQTAEKVAREYDISREEQDAYGARSQQRAVEATEAGKFDDEIVPIETEDGTITEDEGLRPGTTKEKIADLPPAFEEDGTVTAANASQVSDGAAGVLITSREFAEERGLEITAEIEDHNVAGVDPKVMGIGPVPAVRGIWERNGRDADDYDLVELNEAFASQTIYCRDELGFDDETFNVNGGAIAIGHPLGASGARLPVSLIHELERRGGGLGLSTMCVGYGQGAAVELRVPEQ
- a CDS encoding 3-hydroxyacyl-CoA dehydrogenase family protein is translated as MQVTVLGAGSMGHGIAQVSAMAGNDVVLRDIEEEFVEDGLEGIRTNLQGGVDRDKLTEDEMEETLERIEGTTDLEAAVADADLVIEAVPEDMDLKQEVFADVEAATGEETVIASNTSSLSVTEMASALEHPERAVGLHFFNPPHIMDLVEIVIAEQTDERTEAFAVDYVRDIGKEDVVVRDTAGFATSRLGLALGLEAIRMVEQGVASPADIDEGMEIGYGHPMGPIELTDHVGLDVRLHIAEHLREELGERFKPPQSLRRKVRAGNLGKKTGEGYYVWEDGERVGMSGDWGED
- a CDS encoding FAD-binding and (Fe-S)-binding domain-containing protein, translated to MSLEPSGDPAADRRANYDYRSDEVDRPALVDDLEAVVDCEVRADSYSRELYATDASAYEVTPIAVAFPQSTADVVAIVEYCAQREIPVLPRGGGTSLAGQTVNRAVVLDFSRHMNEIREIDPDERTATVQPGTILGTLNETLAPHDLKFAPDPAWGDKSAIGGAIGNNSTGAHSLKYGKTDAYVEEVEAVLADGTVTTFGEVTREEIADRADPDGDLEARIHAEVDRILEEDADLIAETYPDLKRNVSGYNLDRLVAEARGEELPGGEDTGEPGTVNLARLLAGSEGTLAIVTEATVSLEPVPETKAVALLCYPELHDAMRDVEPILAHDPAAVEVLDDVLIDLARDTAEFGPVTEMLPEGTNATLLVEFYAEDTDHGREQVAGLFADRVPSATPAGEPAADAPRADDAETLALEALEAYDADERAQLWKLRKSGLPILLSRTTDEKHISFIEDTAIPPEHLPEFVERFEEILEDHDTYATFYAHAGPGVLHVRPLVNTKTEIGLDQLHGIADDVTDLVVDLGGSVSGEHGDGRARTQWNHKLYGDELWETFQDLKTAFDPDWLLNPGQVVFREDDPTDLREHLRFDPDYAFESDFEPELRWENDNGFQGMVELCHGCGGCRGEQETTGGVMCPTFRASREEITATRGRANALRQAMSGDLESEEAFTDEFIEEVLGLCIGCKGCAIDCPSEVDMAKLKAEVTHEYHQRNGATLRDRLFANVATLSKWGSRLAPLSNTASKLPGARSLLEATVGIDSSRPLPTFRANTFRDWFAHRGGSQVAEREADRRAVLYPDTYTNHSHLAAGKAAVRALEAANVHVTVPDELGDTGRPAFSKGFLEQARETARENVSKLAALVDEGRDIVVIEPSDAVMFQLDYLDLLTGEQVQQVAGSTYGVCEYIDTFRLDETMAFDERAATDALTYHGHCHQKATRKDHHAVGVLRRAGYAVDPLDSGCCGMAGSFGYEAEHASMSDAIADILYEQVDESEGDRVVAPGASCRTQLEGRPGATEEPPTPIELVAAALE
- a CDS encoding MEDS domain-containing protein translates to MSQQAQGDTRRSRSVGETGLDALRQCSAFRGPVESLDDHEHGNDHLALVYESRDEQFAAVVPYIRQGLERGERCVYITHENSRETVTDAMRKRGIDVDDALESGALSIHDEQETYLRTGSFDPADTLAFLEDAIAEANEEYDALRVTGEMSFILGDDPDADDLLICESKANYLFQDADGMALCQYNRERFSPEVIRDVINTHPHLMHGDRVSRNAYYTPPSEFLGPDRPAHEVDRMLGTLREQTDAKADLEERQRFEREQTEIIADTDRTFEEKLQALFELGRERFDLELGAMARVDTADDWFEVERVSDDHEHFEPGVELPLSETYCTAATEIKSAGSVSDPREEGYDDVTVYREFGIRAYLGTYVEIDGGTDRTFFFVTSEPRDVGFSDDERAFLQSMGQWVKYELERRQRERDLRERTEHLSALVETTPECIKTVGADGTLLQMNPAGLEMVEAESESAVVGECVYDLIAPEHRESFREFNERICGGERETLEFDVVGLDGTRRHMESHAAPLHRPDGTTVHVALTRDVTEQVEREAELERTIEQLKQSNDRLQQFAYAASHDLQEPLRMISSYLQLLENRYADELDEDATDYIEFAVDGADRMRLMVDDLLAFSRVEQSGEEFEPVDGDAVIERVTENLRMQIEESGATLTVDALPTVTADREQLEQLFGNLVSNAIKYSGDDPPAIEISVEERPDCWEFAVADDGIGIDPEKTDRIFEVFKRLHHEDEYPGTGIGLSLCQEIVENHGGSIWVESEPGEGATFSFTLAKQLTE
- a CDS encoding Lrp/AsnC family transcriptional regulator → MSTPSGDWRAGLDDVDAAIVDGFQSGVPVTERPFCRIGDALGVGEDEALERVRRLHESGIVRRFGAVLNPPVIGSSTLAAVRAPADRFEEVAAVVNEYRQVNHNYARDHEWNMWFVVTAGSRERRDEILAEIEERTGCAVLNLPMRTDYYIDLEFPVVNADRFARESAPRSADSTGSVEQCSANSQAARPRDNDEPASLDAGTDASATRVSQEAAGDLSAFDADLLLAIQDGFALSRTPYRDIAARLGDDVDVADVLEGVERLLETGCIKRIGCVVNHVVTGFDANCMVVWDVPDDRLDEWGERAGGLPSVTLCYHRPRRPAQAWPYNLFTMIHGRDADAVDAKIDELAAEYLPVDHERLYSTATLKQTGARYEDLVGR
- a CDS encoding GNAT family N-acetyltransferase; translation: MRLAEPDAIADDDRTRIYDYVEAQGAVDRDRVRRELFPADPPGDPQHSRAFRHSVAILKRDGYLEEEDDGTLRIAIDVDEGREEFATDDADVTIRPARQEDLSGIVGAMRQVVAELTSIEAESVADELDHEDALLRHNEYESRMFFVATVDGDVVGWAHLHLPNLEKLRHTAELTVGVLEGYRGMGVGSELLDRALEWARSTDHEKVYQSVPSTNERAIEFFEDRGWIVEAVREAHYKLDEEYIDEVMMATEL